The Bdellovibrio bacteriovorus W nucleotide sequence GACGGGGAGTTCAACGTCGCCAATCGCGGCATGATTGAATTCGTAGAGGTGCTAAAGCTTGATGTGGCTTTCTTGTACGATCTTTTAGGTGCCTCACAAGAGCATCGCGTGAAACCGAAAAAGTTCGCACAGACGCATATCGATGAGGTGATCATTGGGCATACGAATGAGCCCGAGTATCGTCGTCTTCAAGATAACGAATTCATGGAAGCTCTTCGAGATAGAACTGTAAAAATTGATATTCCCTACATCACTCGCTGGAGAGATGAGATGAATATCTATAAGCGGGACTTCAACTCACAAAAAGTGCGTGGAATCAGTATTGCACCGCACACCGTTGAGATGGCGGCGATGTGGGCCGTTCTAACTCGTTTAGAAAAGCCTAAGAAAGCAAACCTTACGCGGTTGCAGAAATTAAAACTTTATAACGGTAAAACTCTTCCGAACTACACCGAGGACAACGTGCGCGAATTGCGTAAAGAGGCCAACCGTGAAGGCTTGGAAGGAATTTCAGCTCGTTATATCCAAGATAAATTGTCGAATGCTCTTGTGGCGGCTCAACAGTCTAATAAAGGTTCCGTCAATCCGTTCATGGTCTTTAAAGAACTTGAATCGGGGCTTAAGAATCACTCTTTGATTTCTAACGAAGAGTTAAAGACTGAGTATCGCGAACTCTTAGGGGTTGTGATGCAAGAGTATGAAGAGATTATCAAAGGCGAAGTTCAGCGCGCGATTAGTGCCGATGAAGGTGCGATGCAAAGGCTTTGCGCGAACTATATTGATAACGTGAAAGCTTATACTCAAAGAGAGAAGGTTCGTAATCAGTTCACTGGCAATGATGAAGAGCCAGATGAAAGATTAATGCGCTCGATTGAGGAAAAGATCGAGATTCCAGAATCTCGCAAAGACGATTTCCGTCGTGAGATTATGAACTACATCGGGGCGTTAGCCCTTGAGGGTAAGAAGTTTAACTTCAAGATGAACGAGCGTTTACATAAGGCCATTGAGTTGAAACTCTTTGAGGACCAAAAAGATAGCATTAAGCTGACGACTTTGGTTTCAAATGTGGCTGATAAAGATACGCAAGAAAAGATTGATATCGTTAAAACACGTCTCATCAAAGACTTCGGATACGATGAGATCTCGGCAACGGATGTTTTACATTACGTCGCGAGCATATTTGCCCGAGGGGATGTGAAGAATAAATAATGTCTATCAGAGAAGACCATAATCGATTTAGAGAGATTGTTAAGGGTAAGGTCAAAGAAGATCTTCGACGTTATGTCTCTCAAGGAGAGATGATCGGTAAGCGGGAGGATGAATACGTTAAGATTCCTCTTCCGCGCATTGATATTCCAAACTTTCGCTACGGTCCTAAACAACAGGGCGGAGTGGGGCAGGGGGATGGTCAACCTGGTCAAGACGTTGGCGATCCTGGTGAGGGTGGAACTGGGCAAGCTGGAGAAGCTCCCGGAGAGCATCAACTCGAAGTGGAACTCAGCATGGAAGAACTTGCTGAGATTCTCGGCGAGAAGCTCCAACTGCCGCGCATTGAACCCAAGGGCGCAAAAAATATTGATTCTTTAAAAACGAAATTCACGGGATTGGCTCCTGTGGGTCCTGAGGGGCTTCGTCATTTTAAATCTTCATACAAGCGCGCCTTAAAGCGCATGGTGGGATCTGGAACTTACGATCCCAATGAGCCCTTGGTTTTGCCAATTCGTAGGGATATGCAGTACAAGTCCTTCAAAAAAGTTCAACAGCCTCATACTCAGGCTGTTGTTATCTATATGATGGACGTTTCTGGAAGTATGGGCGATGAACAAAAAGAAATCGTTCGACTTGAGAGCTTCTGGATTAATACCTGGTTGAAAAAACATTACAAGGGTTTGCAAACGCGCTTCATTATTCACGATGCGGCGGCAAAGGAAGTAGATGAGGATACGTTCTTTAGAACCAGTGAATCTGGTGGAACGTTGATCAGCTCTGCCTATAAGCTTTGTAAAGAAATCATCGAAACGGATTATCCTTCCGATGAATGGAATATTTATCCTTTTCACTTTAGTGATGGAGATAATTGGTCCGGTGAAGATACGCGCCTATGTCTTAAGATGCTGTCGGAGTTTTTTCTTCCGAAATGTAATGTATTTAGTTACGGCCAAGTCGAGAGTAAATACGGCAGTGGTCAGTTCTTAAAAGATTTGGAAAAAGAGTTCGGCGAAGACGAAAGACTGACTTTAAGCCAAATTGAAAATCGCGATAAAATATTAGACTCGATTAAAGACTTTCTAGGAAAAGGAAAGTAGACGAGTTTTTTTCTGAGGAGATGCTGTGGCTAATCTAACTCCTGAGCTTGAGGCGGAGAGAAAAAGAATTTGTAAGATCGCTGAAGAAGCGGGTCTGGATTTCTTTGAAACTATTTTCGAGCTTATCACTTATGATCAAATCAATCAGTTTGCGGCGTATGGTGGATTCCCTGTGCGCTACCCACACTGGAAGTTTGGTATGGAGTATGAGCATCTTTCTAAGAGCTATGAATACGGACTTTCAAAGATCTATGAGATGGTGATCAACACCGATCCTTGTTATGCCTACTTGATGGAAGGCAACGCCATGATGGACCAGAAGCTGGTGATGGCGCACGTCTATGGTCACTGTGATTTCTTTAAGAATAATATTTGGTTCTCAAAGACCAATCGTAAAATGATGGATCAGATGGCGAATCACGCGACAAGAATTCGTCGCTATATGGATCGCTATGGACAGGAAGTGGTCGAAGATTTTATCGACGTCTGCCTGAGTTTAGAAAATCTCATCGATCGTTATTCGCCTTATGTGGAAAAGTCTGTGGCTAAGTCCGGTCCCGCACCGGCACAAGAGAATTATCTACTGCGTGTAGATCGCTCGTATATGCGTGATTATATCAATCCTCCTTCATTCGTAGAAGAGCAACGCCAAAAAGCGGAAGCCTTTGCAGCGGAAAAAGCGGCTAGATTTCCAGCGGAACCAGAGCGTGACGTTTTGAATTTCTTTATTCATCACGCACCACTGACGGATTGGCAGCAGGATGTCTTATCGATCATTCGCGATGAAGCGTATTACTTCTCTCCTCAAGGCATGACAAAAACCATGAATGAAGGATGGGCGTCTTACTGGCATTCAAAGCTTATGACGACAAAGATTCTCAATGACTCTGAGATCATTGATTTTGCCGATCATCATGCAGGCACTATGGCGATGGCTCCGAATGGATACAATCCCTATAAAGTAGGTATTGAGCTGATGAGAGATATTGAAGACCGTTGGAATAAAGGTCAGTTCGGACGTGAGTGGGAAGAGTGTGATGATGTTCGCGAAAGAAAACATTGGGACCGCAAGCTCATGCTGGGACGTGAAAAGATCTTTGAGGTGCGCAAGGTCTGTAACGACGTCACGTTTATTGATCAGTTTTTGACTGAAGACTTTTGTGTTCGCAATAAGATGTTCGTTTATAAATTTAATAAAAAGACCAATCGCTTTGAAGTGGATACAAAGGACTTTAAGGCGATCAAGGCTCAGTTGTTATTTCATATGACGAATTTTGGTCAGCCGATTATCCGTATTGAGGATGCGAACTTTGAAAATCGTGGAGAGCTTCTTTTAACTCATCTTCATGAGGGCATTGATATGCAACCCGATTTTATGAGTGAAACGCTTAAAAACGTCTTTAAAATTTGGCGTCGTCCAGTTAATATTGCGACCGTGATGGATGAGGCTCCACAGCTTTTCAGATTCGATGGGAAAGAGTACAAACAATTCCCTATGGGTGGATCTGGTGGTGGTGGAGATTCCTCTGAAAGTAACGAGGAGCAAAAGGGTTGAGCAATTTCCGAATCGTTTTCAGCACGGATCCCAAAGATCAAGTGACGTGCGATAAGTGTAAAAAAAATAAAGCAGACTGTATTTGTGTTGCCGAAGAGGAAGTCCACGAAGATAAAATCATGGTGGTCTTCCGATTAGAGAAGTCAGGTCGAGGTGGAAAAACTGTCACGGTGATGGATGGTTTTCCTAAAAATGAAGAATATCTAAAAAAGCTCACTAAAGAATTGAAATCCAAATGCGGTGTTGGTGGGACCCATATCTTGGGACCTAAAGCGGGGTTGATCGAGATCCAAGGCGACAAGCGAGAGGTCCTGAAAAAGCTCTTAACTCAGAAAAATATCAAGTTTAAGGGTGTTTAGGTCTTGCTCAGAAGCCTTGATGGGCTTGAGTCTGTGGATAATATGACATATCATTTCGTTTACAAAGTCAGACAGCTTCGAGGATGAAACTAATGGGTTCGAAGAAGATTGTAATTGTAGATGATTATGAAGAGAGTTGTAGGCTCTTATCAGAGATATTGAGCACTCTTTATGAGTGCTATCATACTTCAGATAGTAAGCAGGCCCTTGCTTTGATTCACGAAGTGCGCCCTGACCTTATTCTTTTAGATTATAAAATGCCAGAGTTGATGGGTGTGGATGTCTGCCGCATGGTTAGAGAAAATCCCACTATTGCTAACATTCCCATCATTTTTATTTCTGGTGCAGCTTCAGTGGACGAGCGTGTAAAGGCTTTTGAAACCGGGGCCAATGACTTTGTTTCTAAACCTTACCATGTCAAAGAACTCCTTCTAAGAATCAAAGCAAGACTTGCTGAGGGGAAACAGGAACATCGCCCTGAGGTTCCCGAGTTGGTTATCGCAAATCTTCGCATGAA carries:
- a CDS encoding putative serine protein kinase, PrkA (COG2766 Putative Ser protein kinase), with amino-acid sequence MTSKIDFDSILANWQNTSAAKEHWTGTFEEYLALVKENPKITRNAYQRMYDMIVEEGTETYIDFKKEVTRYKFFDDKHNNGKDAVFGLDVQLMKLVNVLKSAALGYGTEKRVILLHGPVGSAKSTICRMLKKGLEKYSHSKEGALYTFEWIDEKLELDGILGKETKVFHSPMNEEPLLLIPEELRQQVYDSINKGQEGSYRVHVDGELSPPSRFIFKALMERYDGNLKKVLSHVRVKRLFISEADRIGIGTFQPKDEKNQDSTELTGDINYRKIAEYGSDSDPRAFNFDGEFNVANRGMIEFVEVLKLDVAFLYDLLGASQEHRVKPKKFAQTHIDEVIIGHTNEPEYRRLQDNEFMEALRDRTVKIDIPYITRWRDEMNIYKRDFNSQKVRGISIAPHTVEMAAMWAVLTRLEKPKKANLTRLQKLKLYNGKTLPNYTEDNVRELRKEANREGLEGISARYIQDKLSNALVAAQQSNKGSVNPFMVFKELESGLKNHSLISNEELKTEYRELLGVVMQEYEEIIKGEVQRAISADEGAMQRLCANYIDNVKAYTQREKVRNQFTGNDEEPDERLMRSIEEKIEIPESRKDDFRREIMNYIGALALEGKKFNFKMNERLHKAIELKLFEDQKDSIKLTTLVSNVADKDTQEKIDIVKTRLIKDFGYDEISATDVLHYVASIFARGDVKNK
- a CDS encoding hypothetical protein (COG2718 Uncharacterized conserved protein), which translates into the protein MSIREDHNRFREIVKGKVKEDLRRYVSQGEMIGKREDEYVKIPLPRIDIPNFRYGPKQQGGVGQGDGQPGQDVGDPGEGGTGQAGEAPGEHQLEVELSMEELAEILGEKLQLPRIEPKGAKNIDSLKTKFTGLAPVGPEGLRHFKSSYKRALKRMVGSGTYDPNEPLVLPIRRDMQYKSFKKVQQPHTQAVVIYMMDVSGSMGDEQKEIVRLESFWINTWLKKHYKGLQTRFIIHDAAAKEVDEDTFFRTSESGGTLISSAYKLCKEIIETDYPSDEWNIYPFHFSDGDNWSGEDTRLCLKMLSEFFLPKCNVFSYGQVESKYGSGQFLKDLEKEFGEDERLTLSQIENRDKILDSIKDFLGKGK
- a CDS encoding putative sporulation protein R (COG2719 Uncharacterized conserved protein) → MANLTPELEAERKRICKIAEEAGLDFFETIFELITYDQINQFAAYGGFPVRYPHWKFGMEYEHLSKSYEYGLSKIYEMVINTDPCYAYLMEGNAMMDQKLVMAHVYGHCDFFKNNIWFSKTNRKMMDQMANHATRIRRYMDRYGQEVVEDFIDVCLSLENLIDRYSPYVEKSVAKSGPAPAQENYLLRVDRSYMRDYINPPSFVEEQRQKAEAFAAEKAARFPAEPERDVLNFFIHHAPLTDWQQDVLSIIRDEAYYFSPQGMTKTMNEGWASYWHSKLMTTKILNDSEIIDFADHHAGTMAMAPNGYNPYKVGIELMRDIEDRWNKGQFGREWEECDDVRERKHWDRKLMLGREKIFEVRKVCNDVTFIDQFLTEDFCVRNKMFVYKFNKKTNRFEVDTKDFKAIKAQLLFHMTNFGQPIIRIEDANFENRGELLLTHLHEGIDMQPDFMSETLKNVFKIWRRPVNIATVMDEAPQLFRFDGKEYKQFPMGGSGGGGDSSESNEEQKG
- a CDS encoding putative translation initiation factor SUI1 (COG0023 Translation initiation factor 1 (eIF-1/SUI1) and related proteins), producing the protein MSNFRIVFSTDPKDQVTCDKCKKNKADCICVAEEEVHEDKIMVVFRLEKSGRGGKTVTVMDGFPKNEEYLKKLTKELKSKCGVGGTHILGPKAGLIEIQGDKREVLKKLLTQKNIKFKGV
- a CDS encoding two-component response regulator (COG0745 Response regulators consisting of a CheY-like receiver domain and a winged-helix DNA-binding domain), whose protein sequence is MGSKKIVIVDDYEESCRLLSEILSTLYECYHTSDSKQALALIHEVRPDLILLDYKMPELMGVDVCRMVRENPTIANIPIIFISGAASVDERVKAFETGANDFVSKPYHVKELLLRIKARLAEGKQEHRPEVPELVIANLRMNTLSRQVFVDNEEVFLTQKQFEILKLLVAAKCNLVTRETCLMEIWGHSEVTARNVDSQINYLKRKISSFKGRIIAVPSLGYRIDLN